The genomic segment GGAAGATTAAAATGAAAAAATTTCTAATAAATTTTACAATTATTATAAGCTCTATAAGTGGAGTTCTTATTTGTATATTACCCAAAAACTCAGTTGCTGATGGATATCAATTATTGTGGATACATCCACTAACGTTCCTAATTGTATTTATTTTGATTTTTTCAAATTTAATTAGATATAAAAAATTTAAAATAACAGTTTATTTTACGATATTGTTATCATGGATAAGATGTGTATTAATACCAATTGTCAGTTCTTTATCGGGTGTATATAATGGTATTTCATATATGAAAACTTTTACTGGGTCCATTGAATTAGCTATATGGCTCGTGCCGTATGAGCTAATTATTACTAGCTTTTTCTTATGGATTATGGTGTTATCTAATAAAGTTCCATTAAGACCAAATGATGAACTTAAATTAAAGGGAAATAAATATATTTATCTAATATTCATATTCATAGCTTTAAGTTTGTATTTATTAATTGGTCGAAACTTGAATATAATCAAATTGTTCTTCATTTCGACTGAAAAAACGGATGCATTTGTTGATATTACAAGCACTCCCATTCTTTTATTAAGATATATTATAAAAAGCGGTGTGATATTCTTTTTTGTTTGGAGTGTAAGTTACTGTAAAAATAGATATGAATCAAAAGGAAAAAAACGGTATGTCTATTATGCAATAATTGTTGGAATTATTAATGTGGGGATTATTATCGGAGGTAGAAGATCTGAACAATTATATACTTGTTTAGTAGTAATATTTATTTTGACTAGAGCTTTTAAAAAATATAGAAAGAGAATAATTACTTATATAGTAATAACTGCAATATCAGTTGCTTTTGTTATGACTATATATAAACAATTTTCTGTAGCTTATTATGGTTCATATACAGCTGCACTGAATGCAAATAATGTAAATTTAGAATTTATCTCTAAAAACTTGCAAGCTTATTTCTTTGGAACACAAAATCTAGCAGTCACAATTGAATTAAAAAAGGTAACGGATTTAAATATAATGAATATGTTTTATGATTTTGGGCGTTCAATATTTGGTGTTAGTTTTTTATTGAAAAACAAAATGATGATGACAACAGAGTACTTTAACACATTTATTTATGGAGTAAGTAAAGCGAACGGTCATGTTATCTCTGGCTTAGGTTATGGCTATATTTATTTTGGAGCGTTATTTTCACCAATAATTGCATGCTTAAATATATTTATTTCAATTAAATTAGAAAAATATTTTAATAAAACAAATTCATATGAAATGACTTATATCATTGGATATATTTTAATTAGATTTGTTACTAATATTTATGCTAACACACCGCCTCTAATTAGCCTCTCTACCATTATGCTTTTTACTGCAGGTTTAATATACTTTGTAGCAAAGTTATTTAAGAATAATTCTAATCGAATAACGTTAACAATTAGAGACGAATGCTCAAAGTGCATAAAGACTATTGGGGGATTTAATAAATGAATATATTATTAATTTCATATGGAATAAAAGAGTATGATGGTCGACTCACAGAAATATATAATGTGGCAAAAAAAATAGGTGACGTTACATTAGTATGCTGTGGTAGTAGTAAGTGTAGTAATGTTAAAGAAAACATAGTGAATATAAATAAATCAAAATATTTGAGTTTGCGCTTGTATATTTCTTTTCTATTCACTTGTTTGAAATCTGCAAAGGAAATTGAAAATATTGATATTTTATTTTCCGATAACCTTTTTGCATCTATACCTGCTTTAATAATTAGAAAACTTTTTAAACCAAAATTTATAGTGCAAGATGTTAGAGAACTCTATTTTTATAAAGATATAAAAAACATATCTGGCAGACTATTTTGTAAATTTGAGACTGTTCTAATGAAGAAATCTGATGTGGTATTATGTGCTAATGATTATCGGTCGAAAATTATGTTTGAACAATATAAATTAAAAACATTACCACTAGTCTTTGAAAATATTAGATTTCTAACAGGACAGTATGATAAAAAATCATTAGATGAAAAATATAGTAATTGCTTTAAATATAAAGTAAATATCGTAAGTACTGGAGGAACATCAGTTTTGAGAACTACAGATAAACTTGTTTCTGCTATGACAAAACTTCCAAACGATTATGGATTATATATTATTGGAGATGGAACTGATGAAGATAAGCGAATTATACAATACATTATTGATACAAATAATCTGACTAATGTAATGTTAATCAGTAAAGTCCCTTTACCAGAACTAAGATATATTGTTCGAAGATGCGATATTGGTATAGTCAGCTATCATAAAAACGACTTGAATAACAAGTATTGTGCTTCAGGAAAAGTATATGAATATCTAGCTGAAGGGCTGCCAATTGTAACGACTGAAAACTTACCGCTAAAGGATTTTTGTGCAAAGTACGGTATAGGAGAGTCTGATGATTGTTTTTATAAAGGGATTGTTAAAGTAAGCAACAATATGGGTGATTATAAAGAACGGGTTGAATCTTATGTTTCAAGTATCTCTGTTGACAAGCATAACTCAAAAATAGCCTGTGAAATACTGAAAATTATTAATAGTGAGGTTATTACTTAAAATGAAAAAGCTTTGGAATAGATTTAAAGCGAATAAATTTTTACTATCTTTTTCTATGTTGGCAAGTGGATCTTTAATAGCGCAAGTTATTTCTATAATTGTATCTCCAATTACAACTAGGCTGTTTACACCGCAACAGTTAGGAGCCTATACAGTGGTAGCAACTGCTGTATCATTGTTTGGGCCTGTTATCTGTTTGAAATATGATATGGCCATTGTTGTAGCAAAAACTGAAAAAGATACTTATTCTGTTATGAAACTATGTCTATTTCTTTTTATACCATTAAGCGTAATTATTGGAATTGTTTATGGAGTGGTTTTTATGGGAAGTGACTATTCTGGGTTTTCATTGTGGATGTGTATTTGCGCAATAACTGTTTTGCTAGCAGCATATGGATTAAATAATATTCTACTTGCGCACAACAACAAGAACTCATTATATAAATTGATTTCATCAGTTACGGTGATTAAATCAGGAGTTAACAATACTTTGCTGGTTATAAGTGGTTTGTTTAATGTTGGAATACCGGGTTTAATCTGTTCTCAAATAGTAAGTTCATTTGTCGGTTTAGGCCGTCAGTCAAAAGATATTCGAAAGAAAATGGGAGAATTTAAAAAAATTGATTTTGAGGCAATTAAAAAATCTTTTTTAAAACATAGAAAACAACCTATCTACAATGCATCTTCTGCATTAATAACTACTTCAATATATTCTAGCATTAATCTTTTTATTAAAAGTGTTTATTCTACAGAACAGTTAGGATTATATTCATTATCATATCGTGTTTTGGGTATCCCCTTTTCTGTAATTAGTGCTAATATCGCAAGGGTATTTTTCGATAGCGCAGTTAAAGAAATAATGGAATGTGGAAATTATAAAAGAACATTCAGAAAAACAATAATAGTGTTATCAATCATTATTATTCCTATGATTATGCTGATGGCTATATTAGCGCCTTGGATATTTTCTTTGTTTTTTGGAGCGGAGTGGG from the Clostridium sp. CM027 genome contains:
- a CDS encoding lipopolysaccharide biosynthesis protein — encoded protein: MKKLWNRFKANKFLLSFSMLASGSLIAQVISIIVSPITTRLFTPQQLGAYTVVATAVSLFGPVICLKYDMAIVVAKTEKDTYSVMKLCLFLFIPLSVIIGIVYGVVFMGSDYSGFSLWMCICAITVLLAAYGLNNILLAHNNKNSLYKLISSVTVIKSGVNNTLLVISGLFNVGIPGLICSQIVSSFVGLGRQSKDIRKKMGEFKKIDFEAIKKSFLKHRKQPIYNASSALITTSIYSSINLFIKSVYSTEQLGLYSLSYRVLGIPFSVISANIARVFFDSAVKEIMECGNYKRTFRKTIIVLSIIIIPMIMLMAILAPWIFSLFFGAEWETAGKYVRLLAPMFCLRLIAESLTTSFIVSNKQHIELILQSILLVGEFAVYLISYFRNLPIEQFLLLISLLYMIMHSNMIIVMYKLSKESDNHVKN